The Scleropages formosus chromosome 20, fSclFor1.1, whole genome shotgun sequence genomic interval TTTTGGAATGTTCAGGGTTGCATTACATCAATACCACCCTGAAATTGGTAAAATATGGGCTTTCGGCAGGGGCACTGGTTTAAAAGAAGAGCTCTTTAATACTCCATACTTTGATCCTAAATATTTACCCTAACCTTTCCATATTTTGTAGATGAAAGAGCAGCTAATGATACACCACGTATCAGTGAATGTGTAATCAATGCCTGCCCCCCcactcatttcaccacaacttCAGTCAAACAACTGCTGTTGCTTCTGAGTCAGTTCAGTTTTCTACAAAAAAGTCTGGTGTGCTTTGAGTGTCAGCAGCACATAACTGATTTTTGAAACATGCCCAACTGCTGCTGGTGTTTGTGACCTTGCCTGCTGATTTGCATTCTAGTCCCTGTTAAGCTAATCAGTAAATTGGAGATGAATTGCCTGCCTTGTCTGTGAAGCCTGATATCCACACATCATGCTAAAGCAAGAAGACTTATAGAAAAACTAATAAAGGGCTTCCTTGGTCATTTGAGCTTTtgctatgtaaatgtattccaTATCCCTGTAAGGTAATATTCCATTTGTTAGTATCTGGTCAGTTTAGTGTGGTAAAGTCTTTCAACTGAATTTAATCAAGCACCTCTTTACAAGTAACATTCTTTGTTACTCAAAgcttaaagtgcaaaaacaatTTGGGGGGGCATGAGGAATCATTAATGGTTTCTTCATATATTGTTCTAATGTAAAAATGGTGGTATAAGCTGAACATACAGAAAACTCCAACATCTCACAGAACATCTACAAACTCATGTAAATTCATCTACCTGCAGTGGGCAATTACTACTTTGGCATAAGCCCTCTTTACAAGTAACATTCAACACCCTTGACTACACAAACTACCAAAGTGTGTCTGTCTTGGTGATTAAAATGCTTTTGCTGGCTGCAGTTCTCTCCTCAAATGACAGCAGGAATGATGTTAAATTCAATCATCAAGAAAAGAGTCTGCTTCCGTTTTAGACAACAGTGCCACTGTGCCAAATCTACATAATCCTCTGCACAAAACAAGGGGTGTAATAAAGGGTGTAGAAGAGATTATCACAGACAATAGGCTTCAAATTCATTTAGCACTTGAgtagatgatttaaaaaaaaaaaaacccaccaacAGCAAGAATTTCTTTCTGGCACTTTAACAGCTAATGGAAAGTCTTTGCATTTCATTCTTTTGTGttcagaaaagcattttctgtCTAGGTAGTCAAATTCAAGGACaatgtttatttcatgtaaTTCACATTCTTACTACTTATTACACCAAATTCATGCAGAACACATTGGTGTGTCAGTTGTCTTAaatggtgtgtgagagagaggggaagaacaagaggcagatCAATTTACAGGTGACTCCCTCTATTGGACCTGCCCCCCACCTACTCTGCACAGAACAGCTCCCCATGCCCAGGTGGCTCCAGCACAGGCTTATGGGTAGGGAGACAGCTGCCCTCCAGCCTGCTTGTCATGTCCATGGCGAGCTCCTGCTGTGCCTGGTCCAAGCCCTCCTTTTCTCTCACAAGCTTGTCTAGGGTGGCGGTCTCACCCTCCGTCAGAAACTGCATCAAGGAGAAGCTCTAAGGGAGCAAAGAGACCCAAGAATCAGCTCATGCTGCGGAGGAGCCAACGGACAGCCGACAGTTCGATTCAGAACCCGCTCGGCGAGTTCTACGGTTGAAAAGGAGTCACCAAAACCCAGATGTGGACGGTGCAGAAAACTCACTGGTCTCTACTAGGATGCCTCCCAGTTCTCTGTAACCTTCTCTGCGGTACTTAGCCTCCTCAGGCTTTGGGTCAGCACCTGGAGATTCTTTCCTTGAAGACCATACAGATGAAGAGTCCTCTTAGAGAGACACGGACGCAGATAAGAGTAACGAGACAGTCCTTAATAACCAGTGAAGGATTATAAAGGATTGAGAGAAAGTGAGGGATTTGCCTTAACCAATGGCGAACCATCAGTGTACCGCTTTGACGTTTCTATTTTATGGCTCCCAGTTGGATTCCCACCTTACCCATCTCATTCTCATAAGCTTCCATCTTCAACATAAGCTCTGTGAGGCCCAGGGATTTAAATTCCTCCAAAATCTTATTTCctgtgagaaaacaaaaaacacttcagGTACAGACATGGAAATTCATGAAACATCACCTGCAACCGGGGCTTCTTGaaatggggaaagaaaaaaaaaaaaaaaaactggatttaaaGTCTAAGAAATTCGATGTGACTTGCCTTTCCCACCAGTCTCTGCTTTGAGCCTGACCTTGCCTTCACCAGGTACGATGACTCTGTCGCTCCACAGGCGCGAGAAGAGCTCCCTCTGACAGGTTctgtccatcacacacacgGCATGGTCACTAAAGGTTCCCTAGTCACTCTAAACAGTCACGCTCTCTCTACTCGAACCCTCGTCTAAACAGCCCCAGTCGTTACTCTTCACAGCAGGTGCAAAGGCACAACACACTccttttacacatttcatttcccTTACATGTACAGACCTTGACCAAGGCTGCTAAAagggaggcaggattcaaacctccgTCCTCCCCATTTAAGGAAGCAGCTCGAACCATTACATCATCTGCTCCATTtcttaacacaaaaaaaaaaaaaaaaaaaaaaaaaaaagagaattcaTTTACCCTAAAAGCTAAACTGTATCATTTGTCTTGACACACAGCCTTGTTTTCTCAAGCCTCACCGCGTTTTCTCCAGGTCGGCGCCCATCTCCTGAGCCAGCCTGTGGAGGTCTACCAGCTCAGCGTGCACTCTTCTCCAGGCTGTCTTGTCCTCCATCAGACATCCCTCCATTACTGTGCGCAGCTCCTTCTCCTGCGACACCTGGCCCTGGAGGATTTCCACCTCCTCGCAGCGCTGCCAAGGGGCCGGACCGCGGCGGGATCAGAGCAAGAGAGCGAGAGCGACGTGAAGGCGGTCGATCGGTCGAGATGCAGATATGCTCTGCTGACGCGACTGCAGACTTCCAGGTGAGCTTTACCTTGTGCAGCTGTATGGCCATCTCCTGCATCTCGGCCTCCAGTCGGTCAGCGTAGGCCTGTTCCAAGGCATCGCTAGGGGGCCTGgctctgctgtgccacctggcAATGGCAGAAGTCATTTTCCGCTTGGGCCCAAAGAGCCTGGTGCAAGAAGAGCACAGGACAAAGACTATAAGACCCTCCCAAGTCTTACCTCCTTTTACCTTTTCTCCATCTAGTCTATCCATTTTCATATTAGCTCAAATGACAGTTGAGATGAAGTCCCGTCTTGTGCCTCATCAACACCGGTCCTTCTCCATTTAAAATGTGCTCATCAGCATCTAGACACAACTTAGGTGAATCTTACACAACCGAGTCAGTCGGATAGCGGCTCACGTGCTGGGATTTGTTTACCGCTCGCATCTACTTGTACACAAAAACTATTTCCGATTACAGCAAAAATGATTCATCTGAACGACCGTCATCTAAGTTCACTGTAAATACCACCTACAGCTACAATCTGTTTACAACCTTCTGTTTATTAAACACAACAAATTAACATTCATTTAGAGGCCTCCCTACACTGTTTACCAGACATATGTTTTTTAATTCTGCATCATAATTATTACTTGGTTACATCCGCCGCACTTCCCCTGCAGTCAGTACAGATAAACGGAGGTTTTCCAATAAGGAAACTCACGTGATGCCCACTTCCTTTAGATCGTTCTCGGTGAGGGTGAGGAATATGCGCAGGTCAAtgtcctgctcctccagcaaaGGGAGGTACTTTGAGAAGCCAATCTGTTCAAGAAACTCAACCAAGTCCTAAGAGAGGACAGAGACGAATTGAGTCCGTCAACGAAAGGTTCCTCTTTTGTCTTTCAAGATCAAGCTGTTGGAAGCTTTGACTCAAaggtaatagtaataataaagatGCTGAATTAAGGCAAGCAAAGTGCACCAGGGATCAGAGCCCCGCATAGCAAGCAAGAGGCGAGATAGGGAGAAGGACGCTCTCACACACTCGTACCTTGGGGCCCGTGTAGGCAGGGTGTTGCCCGGCAAGCCCGGGCATCTGACAGGTGCCATTGCCGCCAATGCCAGAGATCTCGCTGCTTCCGTGGCGATTCCTGCCCTTGTGATGGTGACTCTTGCCCCGTCGGGCCGAGCTCCTCTTCGCCTGGTCGGAGTCCTGAGAGACAAACCGAGCCCACTGAAAACACCGAATCTGGTCGATCATGCGTTCGGTTAGCCTTTTATTCCAGTCATAGTTAAAGACTAATTATGGTTTTAATTAGATGATTTTCAAGAACACTTTTCTCTGTAGATGGTCTACCTCGCTGCTCTCCAGCGAGGCCTCGTGACTCAGGCCTGCCATGCGAGGGAAGccctcgctgctgctgctgctgctcctcatgGTGGGCATGTCATTGTAGAAGAAGGGGCTGTCGTCTACAGGAGGAAAACACCACGGTCAACAAGCATGCCTCCGCCAGGGAACTCTCTGGATTCCAAACTGTGCAAGGAGCTCCAAAGGGGATCCGGATGAATGAATTAATCTCTGCAACAAGAGAAGGTATCGAACAAGAAGGGAGGCAGACGCGAGCATCGACTCCTCGAAGATTCCATacctctgctgctgttgctctgcCCGTCCAGCTCATTGATGGGCGAAGTGACGTCGCGGTTACAAATTCTATCGTTTTGCTCCCCCATGTCTCGGAATGTCACGTAGCCTGGGGGGGCCACTGTGGGTTCTGTGAGAACAGAGACAAACAATCCACAGGTCCTAACTCTGGTTAATAGATTAGGTATTATGCCTCTCACCAGGCTAGACATTCCATTCTTGAACACGTAACACAACCACTACGAAGACAACTACACAATGCTGCTTGAATGTGTGTAAACCGCTCATCTCCCTTAgtttttaccatgaaatgtttACTGAATCAGAActagtgtttctcatgtgacgtgTGTAATGACCATTTCCAcgcgttgctttagagaaaaaacaggcaagtagcgcaggtgtaaaaaaataagtgaaccccaggtgtcactggttaaaccaagtatgTAAGTAGAACCAGGTATGTAaatcatcatttattaatttcataaggtagatttagattttataatcttaattttaatattttatacaataacAACAACCATCCCCATAGGGTTTACATACTTGCAGGAAGCACTACACGTAATATGTAATTAcagttttgaaaataattttactttacacCAAAGTAATAACTTTATGTAGACATATAGGCCACATAATATATGGCTTTTAGAATCTGGCTCTCCAGAAATGTTCTCAAAAACCACTGAAGAGCAGGTCTCATTTACATACCTCTGGCCTGCAGGGAACGGTAACAACTGTTCCCATAGCAACACATTACTACTCCGACGCTACGTTAAAATCACTGCAACATGCACCTAAGTCCTTAAGGTCTcagtgaaagtgtttttttctctttttctggcAGAAAATGTGTCAGAGATGATATTTAtcgtgccttttttttttcctcttttgctcaAGATCTAAAGTCTGTTGTAGATTAAAATCCTTTAGTCCAGACCAAGACAAGTCATGGAGCTACTGTTGTATCAGCTGTGCTGTGACCTTTGGCACAGTAAACCAGGAATCCTGGTTCTTATTTTCGCTTCGGTTGTGTCAAGAAATCGTAAGGGGCGATAAGCAGAGAGCACAAGAAGCCCAAAGAGGAACGACGTGCAGTGTAAACGCTACCGTAGTGTCTGCCGGTGCCTCCCACTCCAAACTTGGCTATGGCCTGTGGTCCATCGTGAATGCTGGGCCCCTTGATTTTGCTGCGGGCGAGGCGTGGCCTTCGGGGAGCGCTGTCCGAGTCTTCAGAAGAGCTGAGGTCCTCAAAGTGCCCTGATACCAACACCGAAGGGGAGACACAAAACCCACCCTGGAGTTCACCAATGAGACTGTGAGGCCAAAAAGGAAGAGCGAATCCCCAGCGGCTGAGCGATAATAAAGCTTCAGCGCTTTGCAGCCCGACACACACTTGCCCCCCCCATGGTTTTCCCCCTTCGTTACCTGCTTTGGACCTGGCACAATGCATGTCGATGAGGCTGGCAATCTTGGTGTGACCATAGAGAATGGCCAGGGCACGGGCTGTCTCGCCCTTAGCATTCCTCTCTTCCACCTTTACCCCCTGAGaaggatggggaaaaaagacttGAGTCGCGCCAACAAGCGAGATGTAACACTGAGACAGTACGGGTAGCACACTCACGTGCTCTAGGAGGTACTGAGCGATTATTTCATGTCCTGAAGCAGCGGCCTCCATTAAGAGGGAGAATTCAGAAATGGGTTCCCTGATGGAGAGAGACACCTCTTACTCCCTGCACCGACAAACCGGGAGACGAGTCAGCGCGAACCTTGCCACGCGTGTTGAGAAGCTCCTCTTTAACAGCACTCTGTTCTCAACGTCAAAGTGACTCACTTGATGTTGGCATTGGCATTATTGTCCAGCAGGAACTTCACCATCTGCTGATGTCCAGTGCTGGTACAGTGGAACAGAGCCGTCCAGCCCCTCGCATCCTTCATTTCCATCTCTGCACCTTGCTTTGTTCGGCATCCAGAAAAAACCATTTGCGTCACGCGTTAGTTGCACAGAGAACGGCCGTTCCTCGCTGACGACATACCGCGATCTATAATTCAACGATGCCCTTTTCGTGGCGGCATCTACGAGAGTCGAAGAAGGAAGGTAATGCGAAAAGGTGTCCCTCACCTGCAGCAGGAAGTAGGCAATGCTCTCGTTTCCACAGCTGGCTGCCAGCATAAGAGGCGTCTGCCCCTTAGGGGTGGTGGCGTTCACATTCACTCCGGCCTCAAGCAAAAGGTTTGCAATGTTGTCATGCCCAATATAGGCAGCGTACATCAGAGGAGTCCATCCACCGATGTTCTTACAGTCCAGGT includes:
- the anks3 gene encoding ankyrin repeat and SAM domain-containing protein 3, with the protein product MSELSDEASESEQLGASLSLWLGGTGGQLVRLEELDVPLDLHTACSIGQYDVVAECIRRRDVDLDCKNIGGWTPLMYAAYIGHDNIANLLLEAGVNVNATTPKGQTPLMLAASCGNESIAYFLLQQGAEMEMKDARGWTALFHCTSTGHQQMVKFLLDNNANANIKEPISEFSLLMEAAASGHEIIAQYLLEHGVKVEERNAKGETARALAILYGHTKIASLIDMHCARSKAGHFEDLSSSEDSDSAPRRPRLARSKIKGPSIHDGPQAIAKFGVGGTGRHYEPTVAPPGYVTFRDMGEQNDRICNRDVTSPINELDGQSNSSRDDSPFFYNDMPTMRSSSSSSEGFPRMAGLSHEASLESSEDSDQAKRSSARRGKSHHHKGRNRHGSSEISGIGGNGTCQMPGLAGQHPAYTGPKDLVEFLEQIGFSKYLPLLEEQDIDLRIFLTLTENDLKEVGITLFGPKRKMTSAIARWHSRARPPSDALEQAYADRLEAEMQEMAIQLHKRCEEVEILQGQVSQEKELRTVMEGCLMEDKTAWRRVHAELVDLHRLAQEMGADLEKTRTCQRELFSRLWSDRVIVPGEGKVRLKAETGGKGNKILEEFKSLGLTELMLKMEAYENEMGKNLQVLTQSLRRLSTAEKVTENWEAS